GATGATGACCTGCCGCAATTTGTCCTTCCGCTGTTCGCGCCCTTCGTGGAGGCGGTCGCCGTAGGTTGATTCCAGCACCAGGATATCGGCTCGCTCCGGCGGCGCCGGGTCGGGAAGCAGCGGGGTGTAGGGTGCGCCCAGGTCACCGGAGAATACGACGACTGTGTCGCTCTCTTTTTCGGCGTTATCCGACACTCCTGCCCCCTGGCCATTTACTCTCAGTTCCGCATATGCCGAGCCGAGAATATGCCCCGCCGGTTGAAGACGGAGCGAGACGTCGGAGCCGCCCCAGGTGCCGGCTTTGTGCCAGACACCGTAGGGCAGGGGGACAAGGCGTTTTTTCATGGCAGTGATGAACCGGTTGATGAGTTCTTCGTCGCGGGTGATCCCCACCTTGACGGCGTCTTCAAGAACCAGCGGCAGGAGGAGTGCCGACGCTTCGCTGCACCAGATGGGTCCTTTGAAACCCGAGCCCAGGAGGTGGGGTATGCGGCCACAGTGGTCGATATGCACATGGGTCAGGACCAGGCCCTGGATCTGGTCGATGGGGAAGTCGATGAAAGGTGAATGTTCATTTCCCCTGCCGGTTCCGGCATCGCGCCCCTGAAAAAGACCGCAGTCCACGAGGATGCTCGCATCGGGAGAGACGACAAGTTCGTGGCATGAGCCCGTTACACCGTGCTGTCCGCCGTGGTGGATTATTTCCATCGGATCTCCTGCTAATAATTCAAAAACTATTAGTAATAGATAATAAACTGGTCGGGTAAAGTCAAGGCAGTTCACGTTCCACCGGCAAATCTACGGTTCGGCGCAGACGAGTATTTCGGGTTGACGGAGAGGGGGATAACAGGGTACTTATCTTTGTTCGTTACCCGGCATTTATCAAGGTCATTTTTTAAGCTAGCCATAAGTTCATGAGGGGCCAATGAATCTATCCAAACAATCGGCAT
The nucleotide sequence above comes from Geobacter benzoatilyticus. Encoded proteins:
- a CDS encoding MBL fold metallo-hydrolase RNA specificity domain-containing protein — encoded protein: MEIIHHGGQHGVTGSCHELVVSPDASILVDCGLFQGRDAGTGRGNEHSPFIDFPIDQIQGLVLTHVHIDHCGRIPHLLGSGFKGPIWCSEASALLLPLVLEDAVKVGITRDEELINRFITAMKKRLVPLPYGVWHKAGTWGGSDVSLRLQPAGHILGSAYAELRVNGQGAGVSDNAEKESDTVVVFSGDLGAPYTPLLPDPAPPERADILVLESTYGDRLHEGREQRKDKLRQVIIQALENRGALLIPAFSIGRTQELLYEIEALIAEHRNDEAAEELPWDDLEIIVDSPLALRITEVYDRLRHLWDQEALETVSLGRHPLSFEQMTVIESHADHRSTVDYLKKTARPCIVIAAGGMCAGGRIVNYLKALMGDPRTDILFVGYQAHGTPGREILEAAGTREETGETISIELDGGSYPLRAAVHSISGYSAHADQRDLVNFVRGIPVPPRTIRIVHGEEEARKGLEEALSER